A genome region from Dolichospermum compactum NIES-806 includes the following:
- a CDS encoding DUF433 domain-containing protein, which translates to MQNLTRITRNLEVMGGKPCIRGMRVTVGTIVGLMASGHSANDILKAYPYLEEADIYEALAYTAWRSE; encoded by the coding sequence ATGCAAAATCTCACCAGAATTACCCGCAATCTAGAAGTAATGGGCGGTAAACCCTGTATTCGGGGAATGCGTGTTACAGTTGGTACTATCGTTGGACTAATGGCATCTGGACACAGTGCAAATGATATTCTCAAGGCTTACCCATACCTTGAAGAAGCAGATATATATGAAGCTCTTGCCTATACTGCATGGCGGTCTGAATAA
- a CDS encoding fructosamine kinase family protein has product MIWTEIDTHISRVTGEKFVSQQHLSISGGCINQGFAISDRQLTYFVKLNQASHVSMFAAEMLGLQQMSTTGTIRVPDPICWGTTGNSSYLVLEWLEMTTGNHKSWQEMGRKLAAMHKTTTSQGFGWDINNTIGSTSQINNFSNSWIEFYIQHRLGYQFKLAKNRGGSFPLAERLLAAIPELLANYQVQPALVHGDLWGGNAGFTVEDEPVIFDPATYFGDREVDIAMTELFGGFPPTFYQGYEEIYPLQPGYENRKTLYNLYHVLNHFNLFGGSYSSQANRMIEKILKS; this is encoded by the coding sequence ATGATTTGGACGGAAATTGATACCCATATTAGCCGAGTTACTGGCGAAAAATTTGTCAGTCAGCAGCATTTATCCATTAGTGGTGGGTGTATTAATCAGGGTTTTGCTATCAGCGATCGCCAATTAACTTATTTTGTTAAACTGAATCAAGCTTCTCACGTCTCAATGTTTGCAGCGGAAATGCTTGGTTTACAGCAAATGTCTACCACAGGAACTATCCGCGTTCCCGATCCAATCTGTTGGGGAACTACAGGTAATTCTAGCTATCTTGTCCTGGAATGGCTCGAAATGACCACCGGTAATCATAAATCTTGGCAAGAAATGGGACGCAAATTAGCAGCAATGCACAAAACTACCACTAGTCAAGGGTTTGGCTGGGATATTAATAATACTATCGGTTCTACATCACAAATTAACAATTTTTCTAACTCTTGGATTGAATTTTATATTCAACATCGTTTAGGTTATCAATTTAAGTTAGCAAAAAATCGCGGCGGCAGTTTTCCATTAGCAGAAAGACTATTAGCAGCTATTCCCGAATTATTAGCAAATTATCAAGTTCAACCGGCTTTAGTACATGGGGATTTATGGGGAGGAAATGCAGGTTTTACGGTTGAGGATGAACCAGTAATATTTGATCCAGCAACTTATTTTGGCGATAGAGAAGTTGATATCGCTATGACAGAATTATTTGGAGGTTTTCCGCCAACTTTTTATCAAGGCTATGAAGAGATATATCCTTTACAGCCAGGGTATGAAAACAGAAAAACGTTATATAATCTGTATCATGTTTTGAATCATTTTAATTTGTTTGGTGGTAGTTATAGTTCCCAAGCTAATCGGATGATTGAGAAAATTTTAAAATCATAA
- a CDS encoding flagellar motor protein, with translation MARRSRYTEYNEDLNVWPAFTDLMSNAFMILVLFLFLTIIISQINKSQISKNINQSVQSSEQLALKIKQLNEQIKYLQIQLESQKKLTDTPPIIVIKDQGVYRFASGSAEIPQQMSNYILQQIVPEIEARTKQYGINVVEIIGHTDGQANGNIISNLDVNLEGVVSGNGLVGKLQAGSNADLGLLRALSVVKVLRDIQKKEGKLSGLSFRAYSAAQLILPNGQFAGTARQDDVTRRRIEIRFTRLGEVQEVR, from the coding sequence ATGGCTCGTCGTTCACGCTACACAGAATATAATGAAGACCTAAACGTTTGGCCAGCATTTACTGATTTAATGTCTAATGCGTTTATGATATTGGTTTTATTTTTGTTTTTAACTATTATCATATCACAAATTAATAAATCACAGATTAGTAAAAATATCAATCAAAGTGTTCAAAGTTCGGAACAGTTAGCTTTAAAAATTAAACAATTAAATGAGCAGATAAAATACTTACAAATACAATTAGAATCTCAAAAAAAGTTAACAGATACACCACCAATTATAGTTATAAAAGATCAAGGTGTTTATAGATTTGCTTCTGGTAGTGCGGAAATTCCTCAACAAATGTCAAATTATATCTTGCAGCAAATAGTACCAGAAATAGAAGCTAGAACTAAACAATATGGTATTAACGTGGTAGAAATAATTGGACACACGGATGGACAAGCTAATGGTAATATAATAAGTAATTTAGATGTTAATTTAGAAGGTGTAGTTAGTGGTAACGGACTTGTAGGAAAATTACAAGCTGGTTCTAATGCTGATTTAGGATTGCTGCGTGCTTTGTCAGTTGTTAAGGTGCTGCGTGATATTCAAAAAAAAGAAGGCAAACTATCTGGATTATCGTTTCGCGCTTATTCTGCGGCACAGTTAATATTACCAAATGGACAATTTGCAGGAACAGCGCGTCAAGATGATGTTACCCGACGACGAATTGAAATCCGATTTACACGGTTAGGAGAAGTGCAAGAAGTTAGATAA
- the crtR gene encoding beta-carotene hydroxylase — protein MITSEAQKPLTIPPKELLSPPGDFNPTLLMFLVVVMMLVLSNFGYWLWEWPHWLCFSVNTLALHCSGTVIHDACHQSAHRNRIVNAMLGHCSALILAFAFPVFTRVHLQHHGNVNHPKDDPDHYVSTGGPLFLIAVRFLYHEVFFFQRRLWRNYELLEWFISRLIIITIVYISVQYHFLGYILNFWFIPAFLVGITLGLFFDYLPHRPFVERNRWKNARVYPGKVLNILILGQNYHLIHHLWPSIPWYNYQPAYYLMKPLLDEKGSPQTSGLLQKQDFREFVYDIFIGIHFHH, from the coding sequence ATGATCACGTCGGAGGCACAAAAGCCACTGACAATTCCCCCCAAAGAACTTTTATCACCTCCTGGTGATTTTAATCCCACGCTATTAATGTTTTTAGTTGTGGTGATGATGTTAGTTTTATCTAACTTTGGGTATTGGCTTTGGGAATGGCCGCATTGGTTGTGTTTTAGTGTCAATACTCTAGCACTTCATTGTTCAGGAACGGTGATTCATGATGCTTGTCACCAATCTGCCCATCGCAATCGAATTGTTAACGCTATGTTAGGGCATTGTAGTGCCTTGATTTTAGCTTTTGCTTTTCCAGTATTTACACGAGTACATTTACAGCATCATGGTAATGTTAATCATCCCAAGGATGACCCAGATCATTACGTTTCTACAGGTGGTCCCCTGTTCTTAATTGCGGTGAGATTTTTGTACCATGAAGTATTTTTCTTTCAAAGACGGTTATGGCGTAATTATGAACTACTAGAATGGTTTATTAGTCGCCTAATTATCATTACTATTGTTTATATTTCTGTCCAATATCATTTTTTGGGCTATATTCTTAACTTTTGGTTTATTCCCGCTTTCTTGGTAGGAATAACTTTGGGGTTATTTTTTGATTATTTACCTCACCGTCCTTTTGTTGAGAGAAATCGCTGGAAAAACGCCCGCGTCTATCCTGGCAAGGTTCTCAATATCCTAATTTTGGGGCAGAATTACCACTTAATTCATCATCTCTGGCCTTCGATTCCTTGGTATAATTACCAGCCAGCTTATTATTTGATGAAGCCATTATTAGACGAAAAAGGCAGTCCGCAAACTTCCGGGTTATTGCAGAAGCAGGACTTTCGGGAATTTGTCTATGATATCTTCATAGGTATTCATTTTCATCACTGA